A single region of the Salvia miltiorrhiza cultivar Shanhuang (shh) chromosome 8, IMPLAD_Smil_shh, whole genome shotgun sequence genome encodes:
- the LOC131001253 gene encoding ammonium transporter 1 member 1-like, whose product MASLSCSADELASLLGTNTTNVVAAADYICNQFSAVSDKFTDTSYAVDSTYLLFSAYLVFSMQLGFAMLCAGSVRAKNTMNIMLTNVLDAAAGGIFYYLFGFAFAFGSPSNGFIGRHFFGLKEIPSPLFDYSNFLYQWAFAIAAAGITSGSIAERTQFVAYLIYSSFLTGFVYPIVSHWFWSAEGWASAANAGKLLFESGVIDFAGSGVVHMVGGIAGFYGAIIEGPRIGRFDHSGRAVALRGHSASLVVLGTFLLWFGWYGFNPGSFLKILSPYPGGGYYGQWSAVGRTAVTTTLAGCSAALTTLFVRRLVSGHWNVTDVCNGLLGGFAAITAGCSVVEPWAALICGFVAALVLVGCNLAAERVRYDDPLEAAQLHGGCGAWGVIFTALFATEEYVNEVYPGRPGRPFGLFMGGGWRLLAAHLVQILVIIGWVSVTMGPLFYALHKLKLLRISPDDEMAGMDLTRHGGFAYVYEDDSRSNGMQNGRADSFPPMASN is encoded by the coding sequence ATGGCTTCATTAAGCTGCTCAGCCGATGAGCTGGCGTCGCTCCTGGGCACCAACACCACGAACGTGGTCGCCGCCGCGGACTACATCTGCAACCAGTTCTCAGCCGTGTCGGATAAATTCACCGACACCTCGTACGCCGTGGATTCCACGTACCTCCTCTTCTCCGCCTACCTCGTCTTCTCGATGCAGCTCGGCTTCGCCATGCTGTGCGCCGGCTCCGTCCGCGCCAAGAACACCATGAACATCATGCTCACCAACGTCCTCGACGCCGCCGCCGGCGGCATCTTCTACTACCTCTTCGGCTTCGCCTTCGCCTTCGGCTCGCCGTCCAACGGCTTCATCGGCCGCCACTTCTTCGGCCTGAAGGAGATCCCCTCCCCCCTCTTCGACTACAGCAACTTCCTCTACCAATGGGCCTtcgccatcgccgccgccggcaTCACCAGCGGCTCCATCGCCGAGAGAACTCAGTTCGTCGCCTACTTGATCTACTCCTCCTTTCTCACAGGATTCGTTTATCCCATCGTCTCTCATTGGTTTTGGTCCGCCGAAGGCTGGGCCAGCGCCGCCAACGCCGGCAAACTTCTATTCGAATCCGGAGTCATCGACTTTGCCGGCTCGGGCGTGGTCCACATGGTGGGCGGCATCGCGGGCTTTTACGGAGCAATAATAGAAGGCCCGAGAATAGGGAGATTCGATCACTCGGGCCGGGCCGTGGCCCTTCGCGGCCACAGCGCCTCGCTCGTTGTATTAGGCACGTTCCTTTTATGGTTCGGGTGGTACGGGTTCAATCCCGGGTCGTTTTTGAAAATCCTTAGCCCGTATCCGGGCGGCGGATACTACGGCCAGTGGTCGGCGGTGGGCCGGACGGCGGTCACCACCACTCTGGCCGGATGCTCGGCCGCTCTCACGACGTTGTTCGTGAGGCGGCTGGTCTCCGGCCATTGGAATGTGACCGACGTGTGCAACGGGCTGTTGGGCGGCTTCGCGGCGATCACGGCCGGGTGCTCCGTGGTGGAGCCATGGGCGGCGCTGATTTGCGGGTTCGTGGCGGCGCTGGTGCTTGTCGGGTGCAACTTGGCCGCTGAGAGGGTGAGGTACGACGACCCCTTGGAGGCGGCACAACTGCATGGCGGCTGCGGTGCGTGGGGCGTGATATTCACGGCACTGTTCGCGACGGAGGAGTATGTGAACGAGGTTTACCCGGGTCGTCCGGGTCGGCCGTTCGGGTTGTTTATGGGCGGCGGTTGGCGGCTGCTGGCGGCCCATTTGGTTCAAATTTTGGTGATTATCGGGTGGGTCAGTGTGACGATGGGTCCTTTGTTTTACGCTTTGCATAAGCTTAAGCTTCTTCGGATCTCACCCGACGACGAGATGGCGGGTATGGATCTCACTCGACACGGTGGATTCGCTTACGTGTATGAGGATGATTCGCGGAGTAATGGGATGCAAAATGGTAGGGCAGACTCGTTCCCACCAATGGCTtcaaattag
- the LOC131001254 gene encoding uncharacterized protein LOC131001254, with amino-acid sequence MGKIGVDLLPLISDKRSVVMAVTEVALHLYAPPSPSHRAFLFLHARRSLINLHRHPISVSDHRLLLLLRQWPLHIRRCRRWDSNAESYSTKDFNSDVADEIEDFDEQWVGALEDYIDSIWILKVFGSYGWMLPPIILSLLLANGLKAFLLALALPIGQSTFAFAIQRFQKRGKKKPKRKDKAKKRGSRFYSSRDAGSGESPEYTYSQRRQKGYQSWGSKDDFTTTSTTAANFGGWDELDSEMDYNVGGSSRRASRKTSGSRGASGKNRRKLRESDGPLLLRLLISIFPFLSTWTKML; translated from the exons aTGGGCAAAATAGGAGTGGATCTTCTTCCACTGATATCAGATAAGAGATCTGTGGTAATGGCGGTGACAGAGGTGGCGCTTCATCTCTACGCGCCTCCGTCCCCCTCTCACCGTGCTTTCCTCTTCCTACACGCCCGGCGCTCCCTTATCAATCTCCATCGCCACCCAATTTCTGTTTCCGATCACCGGTTACTCCTCCTTCTCCGGCAATGGCCGCTTCATATCCGCCGGTGCCGCCGTTGGGACTCCAACGCTGAATCCTACAGCACCAAAGACTTCAATTCTGATGTTGCGGACGAAATTGAGGATTTCGACGAGCAGTGGGTTGGAGCTCTTGAGGATTACATTGATAGCATctggattttaaag GTATTTGGATCCTATGGATGGATGCTTCCACCTATTATATTATCGTTGCTGCTGGCGAATGGACTAAAAGCTTTTCTTCTGGCATTAGCTCTGCCCATTGGGCAGTCAACTTTTGCATTTGCAATACAAAGGTTCCAGAAGCGGGGCAAGAAGAAGCCAAAGCGGAAAGACAAGGCTAAGAAGCGAGGATCACGATTCTATAGCTCAAGAGATGCTGGATCGGGGGAATCACCAGAATATACTTATAGCCAAAGGAGACAGAAAGGATATCAATCATGGGGTTCAAAAGATGATTTTACTACAACTAGTACGACTGCGGCCAATTTTGGTGGATGGGACGAGCTAGATTCAGAGATGGATTACAATGTAGGAGGCTCTTCTAGAAGGGCATCAAGAAAAACGAGTGGATCACGAGGGGCGTCTGGAAAGAATAGGAGGAAATTGAGGGAGAGTGATGGGCCTTTGTTACTGAGGTTGCTGATATCTATTTTCCCATTTTTGAGCACATGGACTAAGATGCTTTAG
- the LOC131001255 gene encoding uncharacterized protein LOC131001255: MRSSSIWPDDSASAASSSSSFQQLVPPPIATGTPEKSRPRQSNVFQLLARREVSPQTKRSTRRFWGQDSSHCADTSRIRCESVKDARQELRSWAESGSLLHISAKYCPLQPPPRSTIAAAFSPDGKTLASTHGDHTVKIINCQTGKCLKVLSGHRRTPWVVRFHPLYPDILASGSLDHEVRLWDAKTAECIGSRDFYRPIASIAFHAQGEILAVASGHKLYMWHYNKGGEASSPTIILKTRRSLRAVHFHPHAAPFLLTAEVNDLDSSDPSMTLATSRGYLHYPPPTIYLADAHSNYRSNSGNDVPVMSVPFLIWPSISIGDGASQQSDVDMSSSASQQRVDTSASVRLLTYSTPSGQYELVLSPVESSSSTTQDERLNNFSTRETGNAVSEHAMDAMETDMPVEARSNQFFPFGDPANWELPFLQGWLIGQSQAGQRAMHSQNGGSNEGLPSHSAIGNLSAVVPPVIPSTVGNLRVPGRSGSRHQSSRTRAIPTARSGDTTAINNSRPEQSNSQPFMNQIQSEVATSLAAAAAAELPCTVKLRIWPHNVTNPCLPLDLERCRLTIPHAVLCSEMGAHFSPCGRFLAVCVACVLPTSDADPGFHSQIHDVTGASTSPTRHPISAHRVMYELRIYSLEEATFGFVLASRAIRAAHCLTSIQFSPTSEHLLLAYGRRHSSLLKSVVIDGDTTVPIYTILEIYRVSDMELVRVLPSAEDEVNVACFHPLVGGGLVYGTKEGKLRILQCDGSHGFSSKEPRIPDDNMVEVPTFALEG; the protein is encoded by the exons ATGAGGTCGTCTTCCATCTGGCCGGATGATTCCGCCTCTGCCGCGTCTTCGTCGTCCAGTTTCCAGCAGCTGGTGCCTCCGCCTATCGCTACGGGCACTCCCGAAAAATCTCGTCCGAGGCAAAG TAATGTATTCCAATTGTTAGCTCGGAGAGAGGTATCTCCTCAAACAAAGCGTTCAACCAGAAGATTTTGGGGCCAGGATTCCAGTCACTGTGCTGACACCTCAAGAATTAGATGTGAATCAGTCAAAGACGCAAGACAAGAACTTCGTTCATG GGCAGAGTCAGGGTCATTGCTGCATATATCAGCCAAGTATTGTCCCCTACAACCTCCACCTAGGTCAACAATTGCTGCAGCCTTTAGTCCTGATGGAAAGACACTTGCATCGACACA TGGAGACCATACGGTGAAAATTATCAATTGTCAAACTGGAAAATGCTTAAAAGTGCTGAGTGGTCATCGGAGGACTCCTTGGGTG GTTAGATTTCATCCACTTTATCCAGACATTCTCGCTAGTGGAAGTCTTGACCATGAAGTTCGATTATGGGATGCAAAAACTGCCGAGTGTATAGGATCACGTGATTTTT ATCGTCCGATAGCTTCAATTGCTTTCCATGCTCAAGGGGAAATTTTGGCTGTTGCTTCTGGTCACAAG CTTTACATGTGGCATTACAACAAGGGAGGGGAGGCTTCCTCACCAACAATCATATTAAAGACTCGCCGTTCGCTCCGTGCTGTGCATTTCCACCCACACGCTGCACCATTTCTTTTAACTGCTGAG GTCAATGATCTTGACTCATCAGACCCTTCAATGACCCTTGCAACTTCGCGTGGCTACTTGCACTACCCTCCTCCTACTATATATTTGGCAGATGCACATTCCAATTATCGATCAAATTCAGGAAATGATGTTCCTGTCATGTCTGTACCGTTTTTAATATGGCCCTCAATCAGCATAGGCGATGGAGCTTCACAACAAAGTGATGTGGACATGAGCTCTAGTGCTTCACAACAAAGGGTGGATACTTCTGCCTCTGTACGACTGCTCACGTATTCAACTCCATCTGGACAGTATGAACTAGTATTGTCTCCTGTAGAATCTAGTAGCTCCACTACACAAGATGAGCGGCTAAATAATTTTTCAACAAGGGAAACAGGAAATGCTGTTTCTGAGCATGCAATGGATGCGATGGAAACAGATATGCCAGTTGAAGCGAGAAGCAATCAATTTTTCCCATTTGGTGACCCAGCAAATTGGGAGCTGCCATTCTTGCAGGGATGGTTGATTGGTCAAAGCCAAGCCGGCCAACGTGCAATGCACTCACAAAATGGAGGCAGTAATGAAGGTTTGCCTTCCCATAGTGCTATAGGGAACCTATCAGCTGTGGTTCCTCCAGTAATTCCTAGTACCGTTGGTAATTTAAGGGTTCCTGGAAGATCTGGCTCGCGGCACCAGTCTTCACGCACCCGTGCAATACCAACTGCCAGATCTGGAGATACCACTGCTATTAACAATAGCCGACCTGAGCAGAGCAATTCACAGCCTTTCATGAACCAAATCCAGTCTGAGGTAGCCACATCACtggctgcagctgcagctgctgAGTTGCCTTGTACCGTAAAGCTTAGAATATGGCCTCATAATGTGACAAATCCATGTTTACCTCTTGATTTAGAACGATGTCGATTAACAATTCCTCATGCCGTACTTTGTAG TGAAATGGGTGCTCATTTTTCACCTTGTGGAAGATTTTTGGCGGTCTGTGTAGCATGTGTTCTACCAACATCGGATGCTGATCCAGGGTTTCATAGCCAAATTCATGATGTTACTGGGGCCTCGACATCCCCTACTAGACATCCGATTTCAGCTCACCGGGTTATGTATGAGCTCAGGATATATTCCCTAGAAGAGGCCAC ATTTGGCTTCGTTCTGGCCTCTCGGGCTATCAGAGCTGCTCACTGTTTGACTTCAATACAG TTTTCTCCAACCTCGGAGCATCTTTTACTTGCCTATGGTCGGCGCCATAGTTCACTTCTTAAAAGTGTTGTCATTGATGGAGATACAACAGTACCCATTTACACTATTCTGGAG ATCTACAGAGTTTCTGATATGGAACTTGTGCGAGTTCTTCCAAGTGCAGAGGATGAGGTGAATGTAGCTTGTTTCCACCCTTTAGTTGGAGGTGGGCTTGTATACGGAACCAAG GAAGGAAAGCTGAGGATCCTTCAATGTGATGGTTCACATGGCTTCAGTTCCAAGGAACCCCGCATTCCTGATGATAACATGGTGGAG GTTCCAACATTTGCATTGGAAGGTTGA